In a genomic window of Labeo rohita strain BAU-BD-2019 chromosome 20, IGBB_LRoh.1.0, whole genome shotgun sequence:
- the si:ch73-111k22.3 gene encoding pleckstrin homology-like domain-containing protein yields MALESATSNGTTDENHPEEKDERKKGWLFKKTHYTKRWKMMWFHVRDGQLVYGFNEKSAEKAINLVGAKVEMLEGDGTFGWTVTPKDSKRTFMLRANTAEEQQVWMSAICEAQLSSEEHNSNACVVQ; encoded by the exons ATGGCTTTAGAATCGGCGACCTCTAACGGTACAACTGATGAAAACCATCCAGAAGAAAAAGACGAGCGGAAAAAAGGATGGTTATTTAAGAAAACTCACTACACCAAGCGCTGGAAAATGATGTGGTTTCATGTCAGAGATGGACAGCTTGTCTATGGTTTTAATGAAAAG TCCGCCGAAAAGGCCATTAATCTGGTTGGAGCAAAGGTGGAGATGCTGGAGGGTGATGGGACATTTGGCTGGACCGTCACACCAAAGGACAGTAAACGCACTTTCATGCTGCGGGCAAACACTGCAGAGGAGCAGCAGGTGTGGATGAGCGCCATATGTGAGGCACAGCTCAGTTCTGAAGAGCACAACTCCAATGCATGTGTTGTGCAATAA
- the c20h1orf198 gene encoding uncharacterized protein C1orf198 homolog, translating to MAAAAMAGAVADHPLLTEAKKLEYFSSINSMARKIMEEREKIKEGYGSAWDQMSPVEQDSAIDNGMMDPRIRARYAMHRVERDEVICYPKLLIQTGQKTVHFGEEDLTWQDEHSAPFSWETKSQMEFSIISGAPEPAVPSTVNESKPKPSQNTKLPSNDESSFWKISAERSRLEGEKAEFQSLTPSQIKSLEKGEKPLPSYLRSESGQRESEEAPAPRPVQQRITKPHAPPPPIPISVTPVAISVTPTPPAPVSTSEEGWERAQSTLPSVSTMDDVFSPGLVTRSSSQNNSTVKDADKAESSPASSPTFSQFNTSSSILKTGFDFLDNW from the exons ATGGCGGCCGCAGCGATGGCAGGGGCTGTGGCGGATCATCCGCTCCTTACGGAGGCCAAAAAGCTGGAATATTTCTCCTCCATCAACTCCATGGCCCGTAAGATTATGGAGGAGAGGGAAAAGATAAAGGAGGGGTACGGTTCGGCTTGGGATCAGATGAGTCCGGTCGAACAGGACTCGGCGATAGACAACGGGATGATGGATCCGCGGATCCGGGCTCGGTACGCAATGCACCGGGTGGAACGAGACGAGGTGATCTGCTACCCGAAACTACTCATCCAGACCGGGCAGAAGACTGTACACTTCGGAGAAGAG GACTTGACTTGGCAAGATGAGCACTCGGCTCCCTTCTCTTGGGAGACCAAG AGCCAGATGGAATTCAGCATCATCTCCGGTGCTCCAGAACCAGCCGTTCCCTCCACAGTAAACGAATCCAAACCCAAGCCCTCTCAGAACACCAAGCTGCCCAGCAATGACGAATCGTCCTTCTGGAAGATCAGCGCAGAGCGCTCTCGGCTCGAGGGTGAGAAGGCTGAATTTCAGTCTCTGACGCCCAGCCAGATCAAGTCTCTGGAGAAAGGAGAGAAGCCTTTGCCGTCGTACCTGAGGTCCGAGTCTGGGCAGAGGGAGTCGGAAGAAGCGCCGGCCCCGCGGCCGGTTCAACAGAGAATCACCAAACCTCATGCCCCTCCTCCCCCCATTCCCATCAGCGTGACTCCTGTGGCGATTAGCGTGACCCCAACACCTCCTGCTCCCGTGTCCACCTCAGAGGAAGGCTGGGAGAGGGCTCAGAGCACACTTCCTTCTGTAAGCACTATGGATGATGTGTTCAGTCCTGGTCTGGTCACCAGGTCTTCCTCTCAGAACAACAGCACAGTCAAAGATGCCGACAAGGCAGAAAGCTCACCCGCCTCCAGTCCTACCTTCTCACAG tttaacacTAGCAGCAGTATCCTGAAGACTGGATTTGACTTCTTGGACAACTGGTAA
- the clec11a gene encoding C-type lectin domain family 11 member A: protein MSLTVILAAVVGFSALSSCYSGENTTRPAITTADLSQVRFNEEMVVGRGDTPDIIEPEPTTAVSEMESTYNYILSRLAAMDQAIHKLNVGQYTLDIKVTQLLERMIRLENRLGDTEDAIQQVSSYCKDNRKEIGRLEGCQKGRKMGYKCFLAYRVYETYADASKKCQERGGRMAMPRDRKEQEALAEYVKSVFHGNWPVWLGINDERSEGLYLFEDTTRVTYFQWRKHFLSSQPDGGKRENCVAMSSDDGDWWDTYCERRMYYLCEFDV, encoded by the exons ATGAGTCTAACAGTGATTCTGGCGGCTGTAGTGGGCTTCAGCGCTCTGTCTTCCTGTTACTCTGGCGAGAACACCACAAGACCGGCCATCACAACAGCTGATCTGTCTCAG GTGAGATTCAATGAGGAGATGGTTGTAGGGCGAGGGGACACTCCTGACATCATAGAACCTGAACCTACCACTGCCGTCTCTGAAATGGAGAGCACCTACAACTACATCC TGTCTAGACTGGCAGCGATGGATCAGGCTATCCACAAACTTAATGTGGGACAATACACATTGGACATTAAAGTTACACAACTGTTGGAAAGAATGATACGACTTGAGAATAGATTAGGCGACACTGAAGATGCCATTCAACAAGTCTCGTCCTACTGCAAGGACAACCGCAAAGAGATCGGACGACTAGAGG GCTGCCAGAAAGGCCGTAAAATGGGTTACAAATGCTTCCTGGCATACCGCGTGTATGAGACCTATGCAGATGCATCCAAGAAGTGTCAGGAGCGGGGAGGACGCATGGCTATGCCACGGGATCGCAAGGAACAGGAAGCTTTGGCTGAATATGTGAAATCAGTATTCCATGGAAACTGGCCTGTTTGGCTTGGGATCAATGATGAGCGATCTGAAGGCCTCTATCTATTTGAGGACACAACTCGTGTCACTTACTTCCAATGGAGGAAGCACTTCCTGTCAAGCCAGCCAGATGGTGGGAAACGAGAGAACTGTGTAGCCATGTCCTCAGATGACGGAGACTGGTGGGACACCTACTGTGAAAGACGCATGTATTATCTGTGCGAGTTTGATGTTTGA
- the selenol gene encoding selenoprotein L: MSTEVVQNTLIEALKELIGFGRTALENVEKDVAKGGSLEEITDKKIRPLFGLMSAGFKFFNSLGVKNQKEAESLWEQFFQNTEVRDNVEALLQLEVEWDSFLKRLDVQMQMSDTVLSQSPAVQTLSSDTRFIHVQTKENVSLDQYLGKGENLLLVLLRHFGUQPURDHLTELKESKKLLDAQSLRVLMVSYGSLEGATFWLEHTGYEFDMLLDAERVVYRTFGLGSSISKVMKFKLMLHYSEILGSRQSPDVPPQFIDDLFQMGGNFVLDQDGKVIFSYRCKSPVDRPSVTQILAAVSAHS, encoded by the exons ATGTCTACTGAAGTGGTCCAAAACACACTTATAGAGGCTTTGAAAGAACTGATCGGATTTGGTAGAACAGCTTTGGAAAATGTAGAAAAGGACGTTGCCAAAG GTGGTTCTTTGGAAGAAATTACCGATAAGAAAATTCGTCCTTTATTTGGCCTGATGTCAGCAGGTTTCAAGTTCTTTAACAG TCTGGGTGTGAAAAACCAAAAGGAAGCAGAAAGTTTATGGGAACAGTTTTTTCA AAACACTGAGGTTCGAGATAATGTTGAAGCCTTACTGCAACTGGAA gtggaGTGGGATAGTTTTTTGAAACGTCTGGATGTTCAGATGCAGATGAGCGACACAGTTCTTTCCCAGAGTCCTGCAGTCCAGACACTCAGCTCAGATACACGGTTTATACACGTCCAGACTAAAGA GAATGTGTCTCTGGATCAGTATTTGGGGAAAGGAGAAAATCTCCTCCTTGTGTTGCTCCGGCATTTTGGATGACAGCCATGACGAGACCACCTGACTGAGCTGAAAGAAAGCAAG AAGCTTCTGGATGCTCAGTCATTGCGGGTGCTGATGGTCTCGTATGGTTCTCTTGAAGGGGCAACATTCTGGCTTGAGCACACAGGCTATGAATTTGACATGCTGTTGGATGCAGAGAGAGTG GTGTATCGAACGTTCGGTCTGGGTTCCTCCATCAGCAAGGTGATGAAGTTTAAGTTAATGCTGCACTACTCTGAAATTCTGGGGAGCCGACAGTCACCCGATGTGCCACCTCAGTTCATCGATGATCTCTTTCAG aTGGGTGGTAATTTTGTCCTGGACCAGGATGGTAAAGTGATATTTTCCTACCGGTGTAAAAGCCCTGTGGACAGACCATCAGTTACACAGATCCTGGCTGCCGTCTCTGCTCATTCTTAA